The following coding sequences lie in one Glycine soja cultivar W05 chromosome 16, ASM419377v2, whole genome shotgun sequence genomic window:
- the LOC114389262 gene encoding TMV resistance protein N-like isoform X4, with amino-acid sequence MAWGSRSSSSSSNYHVFLSFRGEDTRHGFTGHLYNTLQSKGIHTFIDDEKLQRGEQITPALMKAIEDSRVAITVLSEHYASSSFCLDELATILHCDQRKRLLVIPIFYKVDPSDVRHQKGSYGEALAKLERRFQHDPEKLQNWKMALQRVADLSGYHFKEGEGYEYKFIEKIVEEVSRVINLCPLHVADYPVGLKSRVLHVRRLLHAGSDHGVHMIGIHGMGGVGKSTLARAVYNELIIAEKFDGLCFLANVRENSNKHGLEHLQGKLLLEILGEKSISLTSKQQGISIIQSRLKGKKVLLIIDDVDTHDQLQAIAGRPDWFGRGSKIIITTRDKQLLASHEVNKTYEMKELDENHALQLLTWQAFKKEKADPTYVEVLHRVVTYASGLPLALEVIGSHLVGKSIQEWESAIKQYKRIAKKEILDILKVSFDALEEEEKKVFLDIACCFKGWKLTELEHVYDDCMKNHIGVLVEKSLIEVRWWDDAVNMHDLIQDMGRRIDQQESSKEPRKRRRLWLTKDIIQVLEENSGTSEIEIISLDLSLSEKETTIEWNGNAFRKMKNLKILIIRNGKFSKGPNYIPESLRVLEWHGYPSSCLPSNFHPKELAICKLPQSCITSFGFQGSMKKFRNLKVLNFEQCEFLTEIPDVSVLLNLEELSFHRCGNLITVHDSIGFLNKLKILGATRCRKLTTFPPLNLTSLERLELSCCSSLENFPEILGEMKNLLKLELSGLLGVKGLPVSFQNLVGLQSLDLDDCENFLLPSNIIAMMPKLSSLKAISCKGLQWVKSEEGEENVGSIACSNVDYIIVDYCNLYDDFFPTGFMQLHHVKTLSLRENNFTFLPECIRELQFLTTLDVNGCYHLQEIRGVPPNLIDFSAIDCISLSSSSTSMFLNQELHEAGQTKFGFPGATIPEWFNHQTRVERIGDNDIPMPVVLLNGELLIDRDHHVQLGKKKWDYTYLFDLKSVLDELVDLSEVVLEKEWNHVEITYAGQIETSLVKATGIHVFRQDDIRYDDPYGKRKLEHDLSSESQPLNKKPSMLSRLFCRLSRWVGPERIINLLGNAADGALFTNAERRYSHISMVSCRRCGVLEETCLHALRDCPEVAAFWRSVLPKKLAPKFFNGDDVTVWLETNLSFSEAAVFWPAFFGIAVDLLWESRNDLVFYQNGQTWAYVHLRATDIVFKRYKDYMRARASHNLMTRNLLKWRRPLPLSHGHWLLSLNVSGAYDPSSGTAACGGIFRDYHDRFVLGFSVKLGECWSNDEGEIWGIYHGMKIARKYDIWGLFRDILRQHSDKHNVFDYIRISPKIARQHEFGKIVVVSGSEKAIGFVSDGCPTSTSTSTSMQHCFPFCDELKALTSATNHSYFMYAPDSYLMHTPDDPAAYSFVKFGLSMKQQAASIFSACPSFCQPFVSEYI; translated from the exons ATGGCTTGGGGATCAcgttcctcttcctcttcctccaaTTACCATGTGTTCCTCAGCTTCAGAGGTGAAGACACACGTCATGGTTTTACTGGCCATCTCTACAACACTCTTCAGAGCAAGGGAATCCACACTTTCATTGATGATGAGAAGCTTCAAAGAGGGGAGCAAATAACACCAGCACTTATGAAGGCAATTGAAGATTCCAGAGTTGCCATCACTGTGCTCTCTGAACACTATGCTTCTTCCTCGTTTTGTTTAGATGAACTTGCAACCATCCTTCACTGTGACCAGAGGAAACGGTTGTTGGTTATACCGATCTTTTATAAGGTGGATCCTTCTGATGTGAGACACCAGAAAGGTAGTTATGGAGAAGCATTGGCAAAGCTTGAGAGGAGGTTCCAGCATGACCCGGAGAAGTTGCAGAACTGGAAGATGGCTCTGCAGCGAGTAGCTGACTTGTCTGGCTATCATTTCAAAGAAGG AGAAGGATATGAATACAAGTTTATTGAGAAGATTGTTGAGGAGGTCTCTAGGGTGATTAATCTTTGTCCTTTACATGTTGCGGATTACCCAGTTGGACTAAAGTCACGAGTGTTACATGTAAGGAGACTTTTGCATGCTGGATCTGATCATGGTGTCCACATGATAGGGATTCATGGAATGGGCGGGGTAGGAAAATCAACACTTGCTCGAGCTGTCTATAATGAATTGATAATTGCTGAGAAGTTTGATGGTTTGTGTTTTCTTGCAAATGTGAGGGAAAACTCAAACAAACACGGGTTAGAACACCTCCAAGGAAAGCTGCTTTTAGAAATACTCGGAGAGAAGAGCATCAGCTTAACAAGTAAGCAACAAGGAATTTCAATCATACAGTCTAGGCTCAAGGGAAAGAAGGTTCTCTTGATTATAGATGATGTTGACACACACGACCAATTGCAAGCAATTGCTGGAAGACCTGATTGGTTTGGTCGCGGCAGCAAAATCATCATCACAACTCGGGACAAACAATTGCTAGCATCTCATGAAGTTAATAAAACATATGAAATGAAGGAATTGGATGAGAACCATGCTCTTCAGTTGCTTACATGGCaagcttttaaaaaagaaaaagctgaTCCAACTTACGTGGAGGTCTTGCATCGCGTAGTAACTTATGCTTCTGGTCTTCCATTGGCGTTGGAAGTAATAGGTTCCCACTTGGTTGGAAAAAGTATACAAGAATGGGAATCTGCCATCAAACAATATAAAAGAATTGCCAAGAAGGAAATTCTAGATATACTTAAAGTAAGCTTTGATGCtttggaggaagaagagaagaaagttTTTCTTGACATTGCTTGTTGTTTCAAAGGATGGAAATTGACAGAGCTTGAACATGTTTATGATGACTGCATGAAAAATCATATTGGGGTGTTGGTTGAAAAATCTCTAATAGAGGTTAGATGGTGGGATGATGCAGTTAACATGCATGACTTGATTCAGGACATGGGCAGGCGAATAGACCAACAAGAATCCTCAAAAGAGCCCAGGAAGCGAAGGAGATTATGGTTAACAAAGGATATAATTCAAGTTTTAGAAGAGAACTCG GGAACGAGTGAAATTGAAATCATATCTCTGGATTTATCCTTATCCGAGAAAGAAACAACAATAGAATGGAATGGAAACGCCTTCAGAAAGATGAAAAACcttaaaatacttattattaGAAATGGTAAATTTTCCAAAGGTCCCAATTATATTCCAGAAAGTTTAAGAGTACTGGAATGGCACGGGTATCCTTCTAGTTGTTTACCATCTAATTTTCATCCGAAGGAACTTGCCATATGCAAGTTACCTCAAAGTTGCATTACGTCATTTGGGTTCCAAGGCTCAATGAAG aaGTTCAGGAATctaaaggttttgaattttgaacagtGTGAATTTTTAACAGAGATACCTGACGTATCTGTTCTCCTAAATTTGGAAGAACTTTCATTTCATCGGTGTGGGAATTTAATTACAGTCCACGACTCAATTGGTTTtctaaataaacttaaaatattggGTGCTACAAGGTGCAGGAAGCTTACCACATTTCCACCTCTCAACTTGACCTCTCTTGAAAGACTTGAACTTTCATGTTGTTCCAGTCTTGAGAATTTTCCAGAAATATTAGGAGAGATGAAAAACTTATTGAAGCTTGAATTGTCTGGCCTTCTTGGTGTAAAAGGATTGCCAGTTTCATTTCAAAATCTTGTTGGACTCCAAAGTTTAGACCTGGATGATTGTGAAAATTTTTTGTTACCAAGTAACATTATTGCCATGATGCCTAAACTGTCTTCATTGAAGGCTATAAGTTGCAAGGGGTTGCAATGGGTAAAATCAGAAGAGGGTGAAGAAAACGTGGGCTCAATAGCATGTTCAAATGTTGATTACATCATTGTCGATTATTGCAACCTGTATGATGATTTTTTTCCAACAGGTTTCATGCAGCTTCATCATGTGAAAACTTTAAGCCTAAGGGAGAATAATTTCACATTCCTTCCTGAATGCATCAGAGAATTGCAATTTTTAACAACACTTGATGTGAATGGTTGCTATCATCTTCAGGAAATTAGAGGGGTTCCACCAAACTTAATAGATTTCTCGGCAATCGATTGTATATCCTTGTCTTCCTCGAGTACAAGCATGTTTTTAAATCAG GAATTGCATGAGGCTGGACAAACTAAGTTTGGCTTTCCAGGAGCAACTATTCCAGAGTGGTTCAATCACCAAA CACGTGTGGAACGCATAGGTGATAATGATATTCCCATGCCCGTGGTGTTACTCAATGGCGAACTTCTTATTGATCGTGATCATCACGTCCAACTAGGAAAAAAGAAATGGGATTATACATATCTATTTGACCTAAAATCAGTTTTAGATGAGCTTGTTGATCTATCTGAAGTGGTATTAGAAAAGGAATGGAACCATGTGGAAATTACATACGCGGGTCAGATAGAGACCTCACTGGTTAAAGCAACCGGAATCCATGTATTCAGACAGGATGATATTCGATATGATGATCCCTATGGCAAGAGAAAATTAGAGCATGATCTCAGTTCTGAATCACAACCACTCAATAAAAAGCCTAG CATGTTATCGAGGTTGTTTTGCAGGTTATCGAGGTGGGTTGGCCCTGAAAGAATTATAAATCTTCTGGGGAATGCTGCAGATGGAGCTTTATTTACTAATGCCGAGAGGAGATATAGCCATATTTCTATGGTCTCTTGTAGGCGATGCGGCGTGTTGGAGGAGACATGTCTGCATGCTCTTCGAGATTGTCCAGAGGTGGCTGCATTTTGGAGAAGTGTGTTACCTAAGAAATTAGCACCAAAGTTTTTTAATGGTGATGATGTGACAGTGTGGCTGGAaacaaatttatctttttcagaGGCAGCTGTTTTTTGGCCAGCTTTTTTTGGGATTGCAGTGGATCTGTTGTGGGAATCCCGCAACGACCTTGTGTTCTATCAAAATGGTCAGACTTGGGCATATGTACATCTTAGGGCTACAGATATTGTCTTTAAGCGCTATAAAGATTATATGAGAGCCCGTGCTTCTCACAATTTGATGACGAGGAATCTCTTGAAGTGGAGGAGGCCTTTGCCCCTTTCACATGGGCATTGGTTGTTGAGTCTAAATGTGAGTGGTGCCTATGATCCCTCTTCAGGTACTGCTGCATGCGGAGGTATATTCAGAGACTACCATGATAGATTCGTGCTTGGGTTTTCGGTGAAGCTTGGGGAATGTTGGTCAAATGATGAGGGTGAAATATGGGGTATTTATCATGGTATGAAGATTGCAAGGAAGTATGATATTTGGGGTTTATTTCGTGATATTCTAAGGCAGCATAGCGATAAACATAATGTATTTGACTATATTCGAATAAGTCCTAAGATTGCAAGGCAGCATGAATTTGGTAAAATTGTAGTGGTATCGGGCTCTGAGAAAGCTATTGGGTTTGTGTCAGATGGATGCCCTACATCCACATCTACATCTACATCGATGCAGCATTGTTTCCCATTCTGTGATGAGTTGAAAGCTCTAACGTCTGCTACAAATCACTCATACTTCATGTACGCACCGGACTCATACTTGATGCACACACCGGACGATCCTGCTGCTTATTCCTTTGTCAAATTCGGTTTATCCATGAAACAACAGGCTGCGTCAATTTTTTCGGCTTGTCCCTCCTTTTGCCAACCTTTTGTTAGTGAATACatataa
- the LOC114389262 gene encoding TMV resistance protein N-like isoform X2, whose amino-acid sequence MAWGSRSSSSSSNYHVFLSFRGEDTRHGFTGHLYNTLQSKGIHTFIDDEKLQRGEQITPALMKAIEDSRVAITVLSEHYASSSFCLDELATILHCDQRKRLLVIPIFYKVDPSDVRHQKGSYGEALAKLERRFQHDPEKLQNWKMALQRVADLSGYHFKEGEGYEYKFIEKIVEEVSRVINLCPLHVADYPVGLKSRVLHVRRLLHAGSDHGVHMIGIHGMGGVGKSTLARAVYNELIIAEKFDGLCFLANVRENSNKHGLEHLQGKLLLEILGEKSISLTSKQQGISIIQSRLKGKKVLLIIDDVDTHDQLQAIAGRPDWFGRGSKIIITTRDKQLLASHEVNKTYEMKELDENHALQLLTWQAFKKEKADPTYVEVLHRVVTYASGLPLALEVIGSHLVGKSIQEWESAIKQYKRIAKKEILDILKVSFDALEEEEKKVFLDIACCFKGWKLTELEHVYDDCMKNHIGVLVEKSLIEVRWWDDAVNMHDLIQDMGRRIDQQESSKEPRKRRRLWLTKDIIQVLEENSGTSEIEIISLDLSLSEKETTIEWNGNAFRKMKNLKILIIRNGKFSKGPNYIPESLRVLEWHGYPSSCLPSNFHPKELAICKLPQSCITSFGFQGSMKKFRNLKVLNFEQCEFLTEIPDVSVLLNLEELSFHRCGNLITVHDSIGFLNKLKILGATRCRKLTTFPPLNLTSLERLELSCCSSLENFPEILGEMKNLLKLELSGLLGVKGLPVSFQNLVGLQSLDLDDCENFLLPSNIIAMMPKLSSLKAISCKGLQWVKSEEGEENVGSIACSNVDYIIVDYCNLYDDFFPTGFMQLHHVKTLSLRENNFTFLPECIRELQFLTTLDVNGCYHLQEIRGVPPNLIDFSAIDCISLSSSSTSMFLNQELHEAGQTKFGFPGATIPEWFNHQSRGTSSSFWFRNEFPDNVLCLLVARVERIGDNDIPMPVVLLNGELLIDRDHHVQLGKKKWDYTYLFDLKSVLDELVDLSEVVLEKEWNHVEITYAGQIETSLVKATGIHVFRQDDIRYDDPYGKRKLEHDLSSESQPLNKKPRLFCRLSRWVGPERIINLLGNAADGALFTNAERRYSHISMVSCRRCGVLEETCLHALRDCPEVAAFWRSVLPKKLAPKFFNGDDVTVWLETNLSFSEAAVFWPAFFGIAVDLLWESRNDLVFYQNGQTWAYVHLRATDIVFKRYKDYMRARASHNLMTRNLLKWRRPLPLSHGHWLLSLNVSGAYDPSSGTAACGGIFRDYHDRFVLGFSVKLGECWSNDEGEIWGIYHGMKIARKYDIWGLFRDILRQHSDKHNVFDYIRISPKIARQHEFGKIVVVSGSEKAIGFVSDGCPTSTSTSTSMQHCFPFCDELKALTSATNHSYFMYAPDSYLMHTPDDPAAYSFVKFGLSMKQQAASIFSACPSFCQPFVSEYI is encoded by the exons ATGGCTTGGGGATCAcgttcctcttcctcttcctccaaTTACCATGTGTTCCTCAGCTTCAGAGGTGAAGACACACGTCATGGTTTTACTGGCCATCTCTACAACACTCTTCAGAGCAAGGGAATCCACACTTTCATTGATGATGAGAAGCTTCAAAGAGGGGAGCAAATAACACCAGCACTTATGAAGGCAATTGAAGATTCCAGAGTTGCCATCACTGTGCTCTCTGAACACTATGCTTCTTCCTCGTTTTGTTTAGATGAACTTGCAACCATCCTTCACTGTGACCAGAGGAAACGGTTGTTGGTTATACCGATCTTTTATAAGGTGGATCCTTCTGATGTGAGACACCAGAAAGGTAGTTATGGAGAAGCATTGGCAAAGCTTGAGAGGAGGTTCCAGCATGACCCGGAGAAGTTGCAGAACTGGAAGATGGCTCTGCAGCGAGTAGCTGACTTGTCTGGCTATCATTTCAAAGAAGG AGAAGGATATGAATACAAGTTTATTGAGAAGATTGTTGAGGAGGTCTCTAGGGTGATTAATCTTTGTCCTTTACATGTTGCGGATTACCCAGTTGGACTAAAGTCACGAGTGTTACATGTAAGGAGACTTTTGCATGCTGGATCTGATCATGGTGTCCACATGATAGGGATTCATGGAATGGGCGGGGTAGGAAAATCAACACTTGCTCGAGCTGTCTATAATGAATTGATAATTGCTGAGAAGTTTGATGGTTTGTGTTTTCTTGCAAATGTGAGGGAAAACTCAAACAAACACGGGTTAGAACACCTCCAAGGAAAGCTGCTTTTAGAAATACTCGGAGAGAAGAGCATCAGCTTAACAAGTAAGCAACAAGGAATTTCAATCATACAGTCTAGGCTCAAGGGAAAGAAGGTTCTCTTGATTATAGATGATGTTGACACACACGACCAATTGCAAGCAATTGCTGGAAGACCTGATTGGTTTGGTCGCGGCAGCAAAATCATCATCACAACTCGGGACAAACAATTGCTAGCATCTCATGAAGTTAATAAAACATATGAAATGAAGGAATTGGATGAGAACCATGCTCTTCAGTTGCTTACATGGCaagcttttaaaaaagaaaaagctgaTCCAACTTACGTGGAGGTCTTGCATCGCGTAGTAACTTATGCTTCTGGTCTTCCATTGGCGTTGGAAGTAATAGGTTCCCACTTGGTTGGAAAAAGTATACAAGAATGGGAATCTGCCATCAAACAATATAAAAGAATTGCCAAGAAGGAAATTCTAGATATACTTAAAGTAAGCTTTGATGCtttggaggaagaagagaagaaagttTTTCTTGACATTGCTTGTTGTTTCAAAGGATGGAAATTGACAGAGCTTGAACATGTTTATGATGACTGCATGAAAAATCATATTGGGGTGTTGGTTGAAAAATCTCTAATAGAGGTTAGATGGTGGGATGATGCAGTTAACATGCATGACTTGATTCAGGACATGGGCAGGCGAATAGACCAACAAGAATCCTCAAAAGAGCCCAGGAAGCGAAGGAGATTATGGTTAACAAAGGATATAATTCAAGTTTTAGAAGAGAACTCG GGAACGAGTGAAATTGAAATCATATCTCTGGATTTATCCTTATCCGAGAAAGAAACAACAATAGAATGGAATGGAAACGCCTTCAGAAAGATGAAAAACcttaaaatacttattattaGAAATGGTAAATTTTCCAAAGGTCCCAATTATATTCCAGAAAGTTTAAGAGTACTGGAATGGCACGGGTATCCTTCTAGTTGTTTACCATCTAATTTTCATCCGAAGGAACTTGCCATATGCAAGTTACCTCAAAGTTGCATTACGTCATTTGGGTTCCAAGGCTCAATGAAG aaGTTCAGGAATctaaaggttttgaattttgaacagtGTGAATTTTTAACAGAGATACCTGACGTATCTGTTCTCCTAAATTTGGAAGAACTTTCATTTCATCGGTGTGGGAATTTAATTACAGTCCACGACTCAATTGGTTTtctaaataaacttaaaatattggGTGCTACAAGGTGCAGGAAGCTTACCACATTTCCACCTCTCAACTTGACCTCTCTTGAAAGACTTGAACTTTCATGTTGTTCCAGTCTTGAGAATTTTCCAGAAATATTAGGAGAGATGAAAAACTTATTGAAGCTTGAATTGTCTGGCCTTCTTGGTGTAAAAGGATTGCCAGTTTCATTTCAAAATCTTGTTGGACTCCAAAGTTTAGACCTGGATGATTGTGAAAATTTTTTGTTACCAAGTAACATTATTGCCATGATGCCTAAACTGTCTTCATTGAAGGCTATAAGTTGCAAGGGGTTGCAATGGGTAAAATCAGAAGAGGGTGAAGAAAACGTGGGCTCAATAGCATGTTCAAATGTTGATTACATCATTGTCGATTATTGCAACCTGTATGATGATTTTTTTCCAACAGGTTTCATGCAGCTTCATCATGTGAAAACTTTAAGCCTAAGGGAGAATAATTTCACATTCCTTCCTGAATGCATCAGAGAATTGCAATTTTTAACAACACTTGATGTGAATGGTTGCTATCATCTTCAGGAAATTAGAGGGGTTCCACCAAACTTAATAGATTTCTCGGCAATCGATTGTATATCCTTGTCTTCCTCGAGTACAAGCATGTTTTTAAATCAG GAATTGCATGAGGCTGGACAAACTAAGTTTGGCTTTCCAGGAGCAACTATTCCAGAGTGGTTCAATCACCAAAGTAGGGGAACTTCAAGTTCTTTCTGGTTTCGTAATGAATTCCCTGACAATGTTCTTTGTCTTCTTGTAGCACGTGTGGAACGCATAGGTGATAATGATATTCCCATGCCCGTGGTGTTACTCAATGGCGAACTTCTTATTGATCGTGATCATCACGTCCAACTAGGAAAAAAGAAATGGGATTATACATATCTATTTGACCTAAAATCAGTTTTAGATGAGCTTGTTGATCTATCTGAAGTGGTATTAGAAAAGGAATGGAACCATGTGGAAATTACATACGCGGGTCAGATAGAGACCTCACTGGTTAAAGCAACCGGAATCCATGTATTCAGACAGGATGATATTCGATATGATGATCCCTATGGCAAGAGAAAATTAGAGCATGATCTCAGTTCTGAATCACAACCACTCAATAAAAAGCCTAG GTTGTTTTGCAGGTTATCGAGGTGGGTTGGCCCTGAAAGAATTATAAATCTTCTGGGGAATGCTGCAGATGGAGCTTTATTTACTAATGCCGAGAGGAGATATAGCCATATTTCTATGGTCTCTTGTAGGCGATGCGGCGTGTTGGAGGAGACATGTCTGCATGCTCTTCGAGATTGTCCAGAGGTGGCTGCATTTTGGAGAAGTGTGTTACCTAAGAAATTAGCACCAAAGTTTTTTAATGGTGATGATGTGACAGTGTGGCTGGAaacaaatttatctttttcagaGGCAGCTGTTTTTTGGCCAGCTTTTTTTGGGATTGCAGTGGATCTGTTGTGGGAATCCCGCAACGACCTTGTGTTCTATCAAAATGGTCAGACTTGGGCATATGTACATCTTAGGGCTACAGATATTGTCTTTAAGCGCTATAAAGATTATATGAGAGCCCGTGCTTCTCACAATTTGATGACGAGGAATCTCTTGAAGTGGAGGAGGCCTTTGCCCCTTTCACATGGGCATTGGTTGTTGAGTCTAAATGTGAGTGGTGCCTATGATCCCTCTTCAGGTACTGCTGCATGCGGAGGTATATTCAGAGACTACCATGATAGATTCGTGCTTGGGTTTTCGGTGAAGCTTGGGGAATGTTGGTCAAATGATGAGGGTGAAATATGGGGTATTTATCATGGTATGAAGATTGCAAGGAAGTATGATATTTGGGGTTTATTTCGTGATATTCTAAGGCAGCATAGCGATAAACATAATGTATTTGACTATATTCGAATAAGTCCTAAGATTGCAAGGCAGCATGAATTTGGTAAAATTGTAGTGGTATCGGGCTCTGAGAAAGCTATTGGGTTTGTGTCAGATGGATGCCCTACATCCACATCTACATCTACATCGATGCAGCATTGTTTCCCATTCTGTGATGAGTTGAAAGCTCTAACGTCTGCTACAAATCACTCATACTTCATGTACGCACCGGACTCATACTTGATGCACACACCGGACGATCCTGCTGCTTATTCCTTTGTCAAATTCGGTTTATCCATGAAACAACAGGCTGCGTCAATTTTTTCGGCTTGTCCCTCCTTTTGCCAACCTTTTGTTAGTGAATACatataa